CTGTTCCGCAGGAATTCAATGTTTGTTTTTACGGAAAAGCAGCTCATATTGCCTTCCCCGAAAAAGGAATTGATGCCCTCTCAGCCGGAATTATGTTTATGAATACTATTCAGCGAAAGCTGGCTGAATTCAAAAAACAGGAACGCATCATTTTTCATATCGGTAAAATGACCGCCGGCACCATTCGTAATATTATTGCCGATAAATGTGTTTTGGAAGGAACTCATCGTTCTCTTTCCCGAAAAACAAGTCAAAAAATAAATGGCATCATAGAAGAGACCACAAATCTGGTAGCGGCGAAAACGAAAACCAAAGGCGAAGCTATATTTCTTGCTTCCTACGATCCCGTGATCAATAATCCGGAATTAGTTAAGCGATTACAGTATATTTGCCTGCAGCTGAAAATAAACTTTCTCCCTGCAGAGATAGCTATGACGGGAGAGGACTTTGGTTATTTCACAACTTTATATCCCGGATTGCTTTTTTGGCTGGGTAGTGGATGTCCCTATCCTTTGCATTCGGATCAATTCCTGCCTAAGGATGAATGCCTGGAAACAGGGATAAAAATTTTGAGGGCTTTCCTGGAATAGGGTTTAAATTGGTAACAAGGATTTTAGGATTAAAGGAATACAAGGAATTTTATCAGGAGTCCATACTGCTGAATAACTTTGCAGATAGAATTTAAGTTATTCAGCAGAAAGAACTCCTGTATTTTGTGGAGGTTGATGAGGACATCAACCATCCCGTAATCACCTTATTTCATCAGCAGCATTTTATGGGTTGCCTGATAGTTTCTGCTCTGTAAGCGGTAGAAATATACTCCGGAGGCAACACTGCGTTCATTTTCATCTTTTCCGTTCCAAACCAAGGTATGCATTCCCGAAGGTAAATCCTTATTTACTAAACTTTTTACCACTTGCCCTTTAAGGTTATAAATAACTAAAGAGGTCTTACCGGGTTTGGCAAGCGTGAAAGAAATAGTAGTAGTAGGATTAAAAGGATTGGGATAATTTGCGTTGAGTTTGGTTACTAAAACGGGAATTTCATTACCCTGATTTCCTTCATAAGGTAAAGCTATATTTAATATCGGGCTTGGTGTTCCATCCGCATTCTGATATTTAACTACGATATAGAATTTATATTGCCCATACAAAGTGAGCACTTCGTGATAAAAGGTCTCTGGGGAATCCTGAACAAGGTAAAATTGATCAGTATTGAATTTGCGATATACTTTAAAACCCACTATAGGTAAAACAGTATCCTCCGGTGCATTCCAATAGATATACAAATCACCTGTTTCATTATCTCCCGTATAGTTAATGCTTTGTGGTTGAGGTAAATCTATCAGGGTAAATTCTGTATAATGCACAGGATTTTCCGGAGTGATAATAATGGAAGTTAAAGTTGATGATTGATGATATGGCATAGTAGCAGTTACCGTATGAATTCCATTGGGTAAAAAGAGAATAAAATTACCTTCGGAATCCGGATTACAGGTAAATCGTTGATTAGATTTAAGAGTTGCCATTGAGGGATCAAGACCCGAACTGGGAAAAACAACGCCATATAGATAACCTGTTTTCATAATTACATTGTTGAGGTTAAAATTGTCTATAAACCATCCTACCCCTCCTGTTGCCCCATCTGAGCCAAAACGAAAACGGAACATCACATTCTGCCCTGCATATTGAGTAAGGTCAAAGCTTGCAGACAGCCAACCGCTGGAATTTCCTGTCCAACCCTGTTCCCCATTCAATCCGTTTAAAGAATTTCCGTTATAACCATTTACCGGATATAGCAAATTCCAGGCATTTCCGTTATTGGTGGAAATTGCTACATTGCCTCCATCATAACCATATTCACAGGAATAATAATGCATAAACTGCAACTGACTGTTTTCCCCTAATAAAAACTTTGGAGAATAAAGATTGTAAGTAACAAGATCAGGATAAGTTCCGCCTAAATTCGTTGCCCAAACCTTAGTTCCGGAATAAGGAGTTACTTGAACGGGAGTTCCCCATGTCCAACCTGTTTCAGAACTGAATAAACCGTTATTCAGCTCAAAATCCTGAAACACACCTGCATTATTGTAATTAATATTAAAAGTAGTACTGGTGGAGCTTCCATTAGCTGCCATAGCAGTAAATATAAAGGGAATTTGCGTAATAGAGGGCTCCAGCGATGTAGTATTGATGGAGAAAGAGGTCTGATAGATTTCGTTTGGTCCGATTGCCTCCACTGCAATAATCGGATTCTCTATCAAAACCTGCTGCAGAGAAGAACTTAATGTTGCCTGAATATCCGTTGCCTTTACAGCAGCGGTATTTTCCAGATTAACTATCAGGTTAAATGGTTCTCCGGCAGTTATTATTCCATCATAAGTTCCCAGGTGGTCATCTATAAAATAGGAATTATAACTTAAACAGGAGGCGGAAACCTGTAAACTGAAATAGCGTGTCCATTGCATTTCTCCGGCTGTAATTAACAGGTCAAAATTTACTACTTGGGCATCGGGACAGTTTCCGGCAATGGTGAAAGTGAAGGGCTGTTTATTTACACCATCCATTCCTGGTTCAAGAGGATAATATTCAGCAACGGCATTGGTTATTGTTACATATTGATTAGTAGTGCTGATTTGTCCAATTACATTTTCTGCCGTAAGATTCCCGGCATTTTGGATTTTCGTTCCCACTTCCACAATTTCACTTGGTTCGCAGATTCCATTCATATTGGAATCAGTGATATAAGTTGCTTCCAAAATTAGATGAGCAGATGAATGATAGATGGGAACATTGGTAATAAATAATGCCTTACCGTTACTTAAGGGAGCTGCAGCAGTAGGATAGCTATTATTAAAAGTATATTCCAAACCCACTTGCCCTGTATGATCTTCAATTCCGATAGTGCAATAGTTACCGTGTCTGTTTCCGGATTGAGAATCAATATTATTGAATGTTTGATATTGGAATTTGATAGGTCCGTCTCCAAAACTTGTAGGATAAGCTGCCTGGTCGTATAAAATACACTGGAAAGTTTCTAAGGCAGTTCCCCCATTGCCATTTTTCAGTTTATACCATTCTATTATAAAGGAATGATGATTACGGTCAAACCAGGTATAAATTCCACTCCCTGTTGCAGTTGCCAAATCATCCCAGAAGGGAGCAATCATAGGATTGGGACCCATAGGACCGGGTATCCGGTAATTCCTAAATTCCGCATTGGCAGTAACCCCCATAGCAATAAAACCATTGGAACAGACAGTTATTTGATTGTAGAGGATGCCATAAAACTGAAAAGGAAAAGGTAAGGATACAACTTCCAAAGCATCAGAACCAACTTGATCGCCTTCATTATTACTATTGAAACCATCAGAAATAGCTAAGGTAGTTCCCAAACCACCTTCCAAAGGCGAAATCTCAATCCAGTCATAAACCGCGGCTTCGGCATAATTAGTATCTGACCAATCATAAATTACATAGCCATAAGTATCAGGACCAAGAGGATCGTGTTGAGATACCAACCCTACCGTAAATGAAAAATCCAAATATTGTTCAAAACCATTGGCATTGTATAGCTTAAGGCGCATAGGAATAATCATTCCGGGTAAAACTTCCGGTCGGGCAATAAGAGCAAAACGATTAGTTCCACAAGTAACCTGAACTCCCGTAGGTAAATTACCGAATTCGGCATCGGCATCACTAACTCCAACTAAGTCATTCTGGGTATATAAAATGCCCATAATATTCTCTGCTTCTACGGTTCCGGTATTTTTAACCGTAATACTGAATTCTGCTGTTTCTCCCGGATCAAGATGTTGATTATTACTATCTATTACCAGGTAGGAACCAAATTCTACAAAGGGCGCTTCCACAGAAATAAATTCGGAAATATGATACAATGTAGAATTGGCATCACTCAGGTTCAAATATAACCGCAACATTGTTTGATGAGGAGTATTAGGGGCTATCTGAATAACTATTGGTAAAGTGTTTACTCCTGACTGTCCACCTGATATTGCAGGATAGCTAATAAGGGAATCTGCTATTGTAATATATGGGCTGTTGGAACTGATTGTGCCGGTTATTCCACTGATAACACTCATTCCCGTATTGGTTAAACCAATATTCAATTCAATTGTTTCTCCGCTTCCGGCAATTGCATTTCCATTACCTTGCGAAGGAGCTATGCTATCATCATCAATTGCTATACTTCCAGGAACCAGAGTAGCAATACTTTGCACAGGAATTATCATTTGACTGGGCTTAAAATTATGTTTACTAACTGTTAAAGTTGCATTTCCGGCAAGCATATCGGAAGGAAGAACTAAAATAGCTGTTCCATCAGCTCCCGTATAATTGCGGGCTAAAATAATACCTCCCATATTTAAAACTACTGCTGCACCTTCTACAGGATTTCCCGTATTATCATGAACTGCTACATCGTATAAACTTAAACCTAAAGGAATGGAAGTTTCTGCAACTACATTAAATTGAGACGGGATTCCAGTAAAGACCTCCATCGTGGGATCACCCATCAAATTACACCAGGCAGCAAAATCAATTGCATCACTCGGTGAGGAAACACCAAAAAGCTGATTTAAATATAAACGCCCGTTTAATAATGCTTCACCCATAGATCGCATTTCATAAGCAAAAATTCCGGCAAAGATTCCTCCGTGGATAGCATTATTGAAGGTAGTATGCGTGCTGGAGGTACACATTCCTATTCCGGTTACTGCACCCTTGGGAGCTGCAATAGTTCCATAGCGGACCATTCCTTCCACTTCTCCGGTGGAATTGTAATTATTGGTACCACAGGTAATATTTACGGCATGAAATAGTTTATAACCATTGTATAGAGAGGATTCGTCAGGTGGGACCCAATCAATATAACCTCTGAAACTATAAAAGCCCACTCCCTGATTTAGGGTCTGATTAATAATTGAGTAGTTAGGAGAAGAACCATAATCCTCTGTAAAAGTATAATCAGG
The Candidatus Cloacimonas sp. genome window above contains:
- a CDS encoding amidohydrolase; translated protein: MDIIELRHKLHRIPELAFQEFKTKALLEESIREILEKQSKHIWKLHYFQNSPGLLLEYTITNEPYILFRADMDGLPVWEKTGVDYASEHSGLMHACGHDVHLSILLGLIQSVASSLPKRNLLFLFQPAEEGEGGAQSVLAEGILQKFEVDSAIALHIGSDLPVGTVSTREGIFFAVPQEFNVCFYGKAAHIAFPEKGIDALSAGIMFMNTIQRKLAEFKKQERIIFHIGKMTAGTIRNIIADKCVLEGTHRSLSRKTSQKINGIIEETTNLVAAKTKTKGEAIFLASYDPVINNPELVKRLQYICLQLKINFLPAEIAMTGEDFGYFTTLYPGLLFWLGSGCPYPLHSDQFLPKDECLETGIKILRAFLE
- a CDS encoding C25 family cysteine peptidase; translation: MKRNIILIMALLALSIAYADRENDLPANLNSAFTLGVKNSSYLQVNFTLPEYTLQEETQGETVYRKIELPLSGTLLDSGMPELPVICTSIAIPCKGTVNFEVLTTRQTVIPDFLPYPVQQGNNLESPKSFVINNSYYNSGGTYPETLMEISEPSILRDFRIITIQINPFAYNAQSGDLTVYQDISFRLNFTDEQGINELVSEPTNISASFAKIYESIILNFNDYRNTMVANTPPRYLIIYGNNTDTNFANALNEYVLWKKQKGADVMVASTATSEAGNSTTSIKNYIQNKYNNVETRPDFVVFIGDTVGSYTIPYYTQSSGATDYNYTFLAGTDQLGDCFIGRISVENLSQFLVVLNKIYLYERDINIANASWLNRMMLSGDNSPSGISTMYIQKYIKEMSLLTNPDYTFTEDYGSSPNYSIINQTLNQGVGFYSFRGYIDWVPPDESSLYNGYKLFHAVNITCGTNNYNSTGEVEGMVRYGTIAAPKGAVTGIGMCTSSTHTTFNNAIHGGIFAGIFAYEMRSMGEALLNGRLYLNQLFGVSSPSDAIDFAAWCNLMGDPTMEVFTGIPSQFNVVAETSIPLGLSLYDVAVHDNTGNPVEGAAVVLNMGGIILARNYTGADGTAILVLPSDMLAGNATLTVSKHNFKPSQMIIPVQSIATLVPGSIAIDDDSIAPSQGNGNAIAGSGETIELNIGLTNTGMSVISGITGTISSNSPYITIADSLISYPAISGGQSGVNTLPIVIQIAPNTPHQTMLRLYLNLSDANSTLYHISEFISVEAPFVEFGSYLVIDSNNQHLDPGETAEFSITVKNTGTVEAENIMGILYTQNDLVGVSDADAEFGNLPTGVQVTCGTNRFALIARPEVLPGMIIPMRLKLYNANGFEQYLDFSFTVGLVSQHDPLGPDTYGYVIYDWSDTNYAEAAVYDWIEISPLEGGLGTTLAISDGFNSNNEGDQVGSDALEVVSLPFPFQFYGILYNQITVCSNGFIAMGVTANAEFRNYRIPGPMGPNPMIAPFWDDLATATGSGIYTWFDRNHHSFIIEWYKLKNGNGGTALETFQCILYDQAAYPTSFGDGPIKFQYQTFNNIDSQSGNRHGNYCTIGIEDHTGQVGLEYTFNNSYPTAAAPLSNGKALFITNVPIYHSSAHLILEATYITDSNMNGICEPSEIVEVGTKIQNAGNLTAENVIGQISTTNQYVTITNAVAEYYPLEPGMDGVNKQPFTFTIAGNCPDAQVVNFDLLITAGEMQWTRYFSLQVSASCLSYNSYFIDDHLGTYDGIITAGEPFNLIVNLENTAAVKATDIQATLSSSLQQVLIENPIIAVEAIGPNEIYQTSFSINTTSLEPSITQIPFIFTAMAANGSSTSTTFNINYNNAGVFQDFELNNGLFSSETGWTWGTPVQVTPYSGTKVWATNLGGTYPDLVTYNLYSPKFLLGENSQLQFMHYYSCEYGYDGGNVAISTNNGNAWNLLYPVNGYNGNSLNGLNGEQGWTGNSSGWLSASFDLTQYAGQNVMFRFRFGSDGATGGVGWFIDNFNLNNVIMKTGYLYGVVFPSSGLDPSMATLKSNQRFTCNPDSEGNFILFLPNGIHTVTATMPYHQSSTLTSIIITPENPVHYTEFTLIDLPQPQSINYTGDNETGDLYIYWNAPEDTVLPIVGFKVYRKFNTDQFYLVQDSPETFYHEVLTLYGQYKFYIVVKYQNADGTPSPILNIALPYEGNQGNEIPVLVTKLNANYPNPFNPTTTISFTLAKPGKTSLVIYNLKGQVVKSLVNKDLPSGMHTLVWNGKDENERSVASGVYFYRLQSRNYQATHKMLLMK